One part of the Candidatus Limnocylindrales bacterium genome encodes these proteins:
- a CDS encoding protein-L-isoaspartate(D-aspartate) O-methyltransferase, whose translation MKRFLTIFNLVLFLAVQHVEEPPANAFLSEPSPDGSEPYQEQENEEFQTRREKMVREQLFERGIRNEEVLKALRKVPRHLFVSRDLWEEAYEDRPLPIGQGQTISQPYIVGLMTQLLEVKPGDVVLEVGTGSGYQAAVLAELDTQVYTIEIFQELGEKARDRLKRLGYNQVEVKIGDGYYGWEEHAPFDAIVVTAAVNHIPPPLIQQLKPGGRMVIPVGNPFQTQNLMLVRKLENGEITVKNILPVMFVPLLGPH comes from the coding sequence ATGAAAAGATTTTTAACGATCTTCAATCTTGTTTTGTTCCTGGCCGTCCAGCATGTCGAAGAACCTCCTGCAAACGCTTTTCTTTCAGAGCCATCCCCAGATGGCTCAGAACCCTATCAGGAACAAGAAAATGAAGAGTTCCAAACAAGGAGGGAAAAGATGGTTCGGGAACAGCTATTCGAGCGGGGTATACGGAATGAAGAGGTTCTAAAGGCTCTGCGCAAAGTTCCCCGTCACCTGTTTGTGTCCCGGGATCTTTGGGAGGAAGCTTACGAAGACCGACCCTTACCTATTGGGCAGGGACAAACGATCTCTCAACCCTATATTGTAGGCCTAATGACCCAGCTTCTGGAAGTAAAACCCGGGGATGTTGTTTTGGAAGTCGGAACCGGCTCTGGCTATCAAGCCGCCGTTCTGGCAGAACTTGATACGCAAGTCTACACCATCGAGATCTTTCAGGAACTCGGGGAAAAAGCTCGAGATCGCTTGAAAAGACTGGGTTATAACCAGGTGGAAGTTAAAATAGGGGATGGTTACTACGGTTGGGAAGAACATGCCCCCTTCGACGCGATCGTAGTTACAGCAGCCGTTAATCATATTCCTCCTCCTCTAATCCAGCAACTCAAACCCGGTGGTCGGATGGTTATTCCAGTGGGAAACCCTTTTCAAACCCAAAACTTAATGCTGGTGCGAAAATTGGAGAATGGAGAGATTACCGTTAAAAATATTCTACCGGTCATGTTTGTACCTCTATTAGGACCGCATTAG
- a CDS encoding lipase maturation factor family protein, whose translation MLFLRLFHKVKKTPRKKPVEPTSYLFTRWLFLRLLGIIYFIAFISLWTQVTGLIGSQGILPAYLFLQEVKKQIGLSGYWFFPTLVWLNGSDSFLKFLCLGGAVFSIFVVMGILTVPALVLCWMFYLSLVTVGQDFLSFQWDILLLETGFLAIFFAPLQILPDFSRESPPPLIVLWLLRWLLFRLMFSSGVVKLASGDPTWRNLTALQYHYETQPLPTPVAWYMHQLPAWFQKISVMVMFIIELIVPFLIFASRRLRLIGAGLLAFLQVCILLTGNYAFFNLLTLTLCLLLVDDTFLGRFLPRRVMGPSTVPSVPTINTTDPSGRTVKKSSFKDFLRVILAIGILFISGLQMIGLFLPRGNLPEPVAEILMEVAPLRLVNPYGLFAVMTTSRPEIIVEGSQDGEKWFPYEFKYKPGEVKRAPLWVAPHQPRLDWQMWFAALGSYTHNPWFTNFMAQLLRGSPEVLALLDKNPFPDAPPRYVRAALYNYHFTDFITRRTEGTWWRREWEGWYLPEVTLRSP comes from the coding sequence ATGTTATTCTTACGCCTTTTCCATAAGGTAAAAAAAACTCCCCGGAAAAAGCCTGTAGAACCTACTTCTTACCTATTTACCCGCTGGTTATTTTTAAGATTGTTGGGTATCATCTACTTCATCGCCTTTATATCCCTTTGGACGCAGGTAACCGGATTGATAGGTAGCCAGGGAATTTTACCGGCCTATCTCTTTTTACAGGAGGTCAAGAAACAGATCGGCCTCTCAGGCTACTGGTTTTTTCCGACCCTGGTCTGGTTGAATGGAAGTGATTCCTTTTTAAAATTTTTATGTCTGGGAGGGGCCGTTTTTTCGATCTTTGTGGTTATGGGAATTTTAACAGTTCCTGCGCTGGTGTTATGTTGGATGTTTTATCTATCGCTCGTAACTGTTGGTCAAGATTTTTTGTCTTTTCAGTGGGATATTTTACTTCTGGAAACCGGTTTCCTGGCTATTTTTTTTGCACCGCTTCAAATCTTACCTGACTTTTCCCGTGAATCCCCTCCCCCTCTTATCGTGTTATGGTTATTGAGATGGCTCTTGTTTCGCCTGATGTTTTCTTCTGGGGTTGTAAAGCTGGCCAGTGGGGATCCGACCTGGCGTAATCTGACAGCCCTTCAATATCATTACGAGACTCAACCCTTGCCTACCCCTGTTGCCTGGTATATGCATCAGTTACCTGCCTGGTTTCAAAAAATTTCAGTTATGGTTATGTTTATCATCGAGCTGATAGTTCCTTTTTTAATCTTTGCATCCCGGCGATTACGACTTATAGGGGCCGGATTGCTGGCTTTTCTACAGGTATGCATTCTGTTGACCGGAAACTATGCTTTTTTTAATCTTCTCACCCTGACTCTATGCCTGTTATTAGTGGATGATACCTTCTTAGGTCGATTTCTTCCCAGGCGAGTTATGGGTCCATCAACTGTCCCATCTGTTCCGACCATCAACACGACGGATCCTTCCGGCAGGACGGTGAAAAAATCTTCCTTCAAAGACTTTCTGAGGGTTATCCTTGCCATTGGGATTCTTTTCATAAGCGGACTTCAAATGATAGGCCTGTTTCTACCCCGGGGAAACTTACCGGAACCGGTTGCAGAAATTCTTATGGAGGTGGCCCCACTCCGCCTGGTAAATCCCTATGGATTGTTTGCCGTTATGACCACATCACGGCCCGAGATTATCGTGGAAGGAAGTCAGGATGGAGAGAAATGGTTTCCTTATGAATTTAAATACAAGCCCGGAGAGGTAAAGCGCGCGCCGCTTTGGGTAGCACCTCATCAGCCCCGTCTGGATTGGCAGATGTGGTTTGCAGCATTGGGAAGCTATACCCATAATCCCTGGTTCACGAATTTCATGGCGCAATTGCTACGGGGTTCTCCTGAAGTGCTTGCGCTTTTAGATAAAAATCCTTTCCCTGACGCACCACCCCGGTATGTTCGGGCTGCACTTTATAACTACCACTTTACCGATTTTATTACCCGGCGCACCGAAGGTACCTGGTGGCGGCGTGAATGGGAGGGATGGTACCTTCCCGAGGTAACACTGAGGAGTCCTTAA
- a CDS encoding Tex family protein, with product MVLDIAQKIATELNLKSHQVENVIQLLDEENTIPFIARYRKEMTGELDEVQLRQIDKLLKYLRHLQVRKEEVIRLIQEQGKLTPELKEAIEKAEKLQEVEDLYLPYKPKRRTRATIAKEKGLEPLAQLILQQELETGTPEVVAESFVNPEKGVPDSEEALKGAMDIVAEIISDDAEVRKQVRAITKSKGVLRSTRKEKVEPEDSVEADVYQLYFDYQEPVKTIPPHRLLAINRGEKRGVLRVTLQVPVEDVLQAIEALYVKNRKSIFTPYLLNAIQDSYKRLIAGSIETDIRAEATLMAEEHALKIFSSNLKNLLLQPPVRDKVVLGIDPGYRTGCKVAVVDETGKLLATATIYPHPPQSKVEEARKTLEALIEHHKVDIIAIGNGTASRETEVFVAGLIKSLQRPVKYIIVDEAGASVYSASEVAAEEFPDLDVSLRGTVSICRRLQDPLAELVKIDPKSIGVGQYQHDVDQRLLSEALDAVVESCVNYVGVDVNTASVSLLKYVSGITAAVAKNIVQYRNTHGKFTSREELKQVPRLGEQTFVQAAGFLRIAGGTNPLDNTPIHPESYEAARGLLKHLGLKLEDLNNKAHLIALATNRRGLDLVKIAHQLHVGLPTLKDILTALERPGRDPRSDLPLPVFRSDVMEISQLKVGMVLKGIVRNVVDFGVFVDIGVKQDGLIHISELSHKYIKHPMDVVSVGQVVDVKVINIDERRGRIGLSMKF from the coding sequence ATGGTATTGGATATTGCCCAAAAAATTGCAACAGAACTTAATCTCAAATCGCACCAAGTTGAGAATGTAATCCAATTACTGGACGAGGAAAATACCATTCCTTTCATCGCCCGGTATCGGAAGGAAATGACCGGAGAGCTGGACGAAGTGCAATTGCGTCAGATTGACAAGCTCTTAAAATACCTTCGTCATCTTCAGGTCCGGAAGGAAGAAGTTATTCGCCTTATCCAGGAACAGGGAAAACTGACCCCGGAACTGAAAGAGGCAATTGAGAAAGCGGAGAAGCTTCAAGAAGTCGAAGATCTTTACCTGCCTTACAAGCCTAAACGGCGGACCCGGGCAACGATTGCTAAGGAGAAAGGGTTGGAACCGTTAGCTCAACTGATTTTACAGCAAGAATTAGAGACGGGGACTCCGGAAGTCGTTGCCGAGTCTTTTGTTAATCCCGAGAAAGGGGTTCCAGATTCCGAAGAGGCGCTCAAGGGTGCTATGGATATTGTAGCCGAGATTATTTCAGATGATGCGGAAGTTCGAAAGCAGGTCCGGGCGATTACAAAAAGTAAGGGAGTTCTCAGATCGACCCGAAAGGAAAAGGTCGAACCAGAAGATTCAGTAGAAGCAGATGTTTATCAACTGTACTTTGATTATCAAGAACCTGTTAAGACGATCCCACCCCATCGCCTTCTGGCCATTAATCGAGGAGAAAAGCGTGGGGTTCTCCGGGTAACTCTTCAAGTACCGGTTGAAGACGTTCTTCAAGCTATAGAGGCCTTGTATGTAAAAAATCGCAAAAGTATTTTTACCCCTTACCTTTTAAACGCCATTCAGGATAGCTACAAACGACTGATTGCCGGTTCCATAGAGACCGACATTCGAGCTGAAGCTACCCTGATGGCCGAAGAGCATGCCCTTAAAATTTTTTCTTCCAACTTAAAAAACCTGCTTCTTCAACCGCCGGTTCGGGATAAAGTGGTTTTGGGGATCGATCCAGGGTATCGCACAGGTTGCAAAGTGGCCGTAGTCGATGAAACTGGAAAACTTCTTGCTACCGCCACTATTTATCCCCATCCCCCCCAATCAAAGGTCGAAGAAGCCAGGAAGACTTTGGAAGCTTTGATTGAACACCATAAGGTGGATATCATTGCCATTGGGAATGGTACGGCTAGTCGGGAGACCGAGGTTTTTGTTGCCGGCCTTATCAAAAGTCTTCAACGTCCGGTTAAGTATATCATTGTGGATGAAGCGGGAGCCTCTGTGTATTCAGCCTCGGAAGTCGCTGCAGAGGAATTTCCGGATTTAGATGTAAGTTTACGGGGTACCGTCTCTATTTGTCGGCGGTTACAAGATCCTCTGGCGGAGTTAGTTAAAATTGATCCCAAATCTATCGGAGTGGGCCAGTATCAACACGATGTGGATCAACGGCTTCTTTCCGAGGCTCTGGACGCCGTTGTAGAGTCTTGTGTGAATTATGTGGGAGTGGATGTCAATACGGCTTCTGTTTCTCTCCTGAAGTATGTTTCAGGTATCACCGCTGCCGTTGCTAAGAATATCGTGCAGTATCGAAATACCCATGGAAAATTTACTTCCCGGGAGGAACTGAAACAGGTCCCTCGTTTGGGAGAGCAAACCTTTGTTCAGGCCGCCGGATTTTTACGTATTGCCGGTGGAACCAATCCTCTAGATAATACTCCCATCCACCCGGAGTCTTATGAAGCCGCCCGGGGGCTTTTAAAACACCTGGGTTTGAAACTGGAAGATCTTAATAATAAGGCCCATCTCATTGCTTTGGCCACCAACCGAAGAGGTTTGGATTTAGTCAAGATTGCCCATCAACTCCATGTCGGACTTCCTACCCTGAAGGATATCCTGACTGCTCTGGAAAGACCCGGACGCGATCCTCGAAGCGATCTGCCTTTGCCCGTATTCCGGAGCGATGTCATGGAGATAAGCCAGTTGAAAGTGGGTATGGTGTTAAAAGGAATCGTAAGGAATGTGGTGGATTTTGGGGTTTTTGTCGACATTGGAGTCAAGCAAGATGGACTCATTCATATTTCGGAACTATCCCACAAATATATCAAACATCCCATGGATGTAGTCTCTGTAGGGCAGGTGGTCGATGTAAAGGTGATTAACATCGATGAGCGGCGAGGTCGGATTGGCTTAAGTATGAAATTTTGA
- a CDS encoding RNA polymerase sigma factor RpoD/SigA, giving the protein MLKRYLQEIGNIPLTTREEEKKLAEEIKKGNQQALNRLVEGNLRFVVKVAQDYMGYGLSFADLITEGNLGLIEAAKRFDPSRGVKFVSYGVWWIRQSILRGLSEQSRTIRLPIKQGDLLAKLNRIYHEYIQEKGGQEPSLEDLADRLGMKEEQLRQILEVAREPLSLDAPMMEDDNATLLNIISSKNNLGPEETLVNLTLIEELDKLLNEMNPREALILRLRYGIGEEGPMTLEQIGKRLNLSRERIRQIEQQAKAKLKKRACAKSLGDYLN; this is encoded by the coding sequence ATGTTAAAACGTTATCTTCAAGAAATTGGGAATATCCCTTTAACAACCCGAGAGGAGGAAAAAAAACTCGCCGAGGAAATCAAAAAAGGTAATCAGCAAGCCCTCAACCGTTTGGTTGAAGGTAATCTCCGATTCGTTGTCAAAGTAGCCCAGGACTATATGGGATATGGACTGTCTTTCGCAGACTTAATTACCGAGGGAAATTTAGGTTTAATTGAAGCAGCTAAACGTTTTGATCCTTCCCGAGGAGTTAAGTTTGTTTCCTATGGAGTTTGGTGGATTCGGCAGTCCATTTTGCGGGGCTTGTCTGAGCAAAGCCGGACGATCCGGTTACCTATCAAGCAGGGAGATCTCCTTGCTAAATTGAATCGGATTTATCATGAATATATCCAGGAGAAAGGAGGTCAGGAACCTTCCCTAGAAGATCTGGCGGATCGGTTGGGAATGAAAGAAGAACAACTCCGACAAATCTTGGAAGTTGCCAGAGAACCTTTATCCCTTGATGCTCCCATGATGGAGGATGATAATGCCACGCTCTTGAATATCATCAGCAGCAAGAATAACCTGGGACCTGAAGAAACTTTAGTCAATCTTACCTTAATTGAGGAGCTTGACAAACTCCTGAATGAGATGAATCCCCGGGAAGCCCTGATTCTAAGATTAAGATACGGAATCGGGGAAGAGGGTCCTATGACATTGGAACAGATAGGGAAAAGGTTAAATCTGAGTCGGGAACGAATCCGCCAGATAGAGCAGCAAGCCAAAGCAAAGCTAAAAAAACGTGCCTGCGCTAAGAGCCTGGGAGATTACTTAAACTAA
- the queG gene encoding tRNA epoxyqueuosine(34) reductase QueG, translating to MSFTEKIKSYAESLGFDLVGVSPVEVPSPDRKKFFLQWLEEGSAGEMGYLKKNAEKRIDPRLVLPRAQSIISVGMNYFTDIPLRATFLEKGKGWISRYAWGEDYHDHLKEKLLKLLAFIKAESRKPVEGKVYVDTGPVLEREVGSQAGLGWQGKNTNLISRKIGSWFFLGEILLDVELTYDEPIPDFCGTCNRCIEACPTGAITKPYVLDPRRCISYLTIEVKDNIPVESRPLLGNHIFGCDICQDVCPWNRKAPVTSETSFLPREGLVAPSLLSLLRLGEEEFRAFFKGSPIKRVKRKGFLRNVVVALGNSRDPDLAKPLELALKDPEPLIRSHAAWALGQLGGSKAQQVLERTLSSEVNPQVIEEIKRALETL from the coding sequence ATGTCCTTTACGGAGAAAATTAAGAGCTATGCAGAGTCTTTAGGTTTCGATCTTGTGGGAGTTTCTCCTGTAGAAGTTCCTTCCCCGGATCGCAAGAAATTTTTTTTACAATGGTTGGAGGAAGGATCTGCAGGAGAAATGGGCTATTTAAAAAAAAATGCAGAGAAACGTATAGATCCGAGATTAGTTTTACCTCGCGCTCAGTCGATTATCTCCGTAGGCATGAACTATTTTACCGATATTCCCCTCCGGGCCACCTTTTTGGAGAAAGGAAAGGGATGGATCTCTCGTTATGCCTGGGGAGAGGATTATCATGACCATCTCAAGGAGAAATTGCTGAAGTTATTGGCTTTTATTAAAGCTGAGTCCCGAAAGCCGGTAGAGGGAAAAGTCTATGTAGATACAGGCCCTGTTTTAGAACGTGAGGTAGGAAGTCAGGCAGGCCTGGGGTGGCAGGGTAAGAATACCAACCTGATCTCTCGAAAAATAGGTTCCTGGTTTTTTCTGGGTGAAATTCTCCTGGATGTGGAGCTTACTTACGATGAACCCATCCCAGATTTTTGTGGAACCTGTAACCGGTGCATCGAAGCCTGTCCCACAGGCGCCATTACCAAACCCTACGTTTTGGATCCTCGTCGTTGCATTTCTTATCTGACCATTGAAGTTAAAGATAACATCCCGGTGGAGTCTCGACCTCTTCTGGGAAACCATATTTTCGGCTGTGATATCTGTCAGGATGTCTGTCCCTGGAATCGAAAAGCCCCTGTTACTTCGGAAACTTCTTTCCTTCCCCGGGAAGGCTTGGTGGCCCCTTCCCTGCTTTCTCTACTTCGCCTGGGGGAGGAAGAGTTTCGGGCCTTTTTTAAAGGAAGCCCGATTAAACGCGTAAAAAGAAAGGGGTTTTTGAGAAATGTGGTGGTAGCCCTTGGAAACTCCCGAGACCCGGATCTGGCCAAACCTTTGGAGTTAGCCTTAAAAGATCCTGAACCTTTGATTAGAAGCCATGCAGCCTGGGCTCTCGGGCAGCTAGGTGGAAGCAAAGCGCAACAGGTCTTAGAAAGAACTCTGAGTTCTGAGGTAAATCCTCAAGTTATAGAAGAAATTAAACGCGCTCTGGAAACTCTGTGA
- a CDS encoding TIGR04283 family arsenosugar biosynthesis glycosyltransferase, giving the protein MEKTFSIIIPTLNEETTLEFTLNSIPTSSRLEIIVVDGNSQDRTREIAYTRTSQVYISPPGRARQMNLGAQKAQGKILLFLHADSMIPAGGLEAISKALEDPQVIGGAFRLRINATGWGYRLIAWGANLRTRLLGLPYGDQGIFIRRKIFQKMGGFQEIPLMEDIDLVRRMKKIGSLRILPQPLLTSARRWEKEGLLYTTLRNWSLASLYLLGVSPHRLYHWYRPVR; this is encoded by the coding sequence ATGGAAAAAACCTTCTCTATCATCATCCCGACTTTGAATGAGGAGACGACCTTAGAGTTTACTTTGAACTCGATCCCGACCTCTTCCCGCCTGGAAATCATTGTGGTTGACGGAAATAGCCAGGATCGTACCCGAGAGATAGCATATACCAGGACTTCCCAGGTCTATATCTCTCCACCGGGACGTGCCCGACAGATGAATTTGGGTGCTCAGAAAGCGCAAGGAAAAATCCTTCTCTTTCTTCATGCCGACTCCATGATTCCTGCGGGAGGACTCGAAGCCATAAGCAAGGCCCTGGAAGATCCCCAGGTGATCGGAGGTGCTTTTCGACTCAGGATCAATGCAACCGGTTGGGGTTACCGGCTTATTGCCTGGGGGGCCAATCTACGAACCAGACTCCTGGGACTTCCTTATGGGGATCAGGGTATCTTCATCAGAAGGAAAATCTTTCAAAAGATGGGAGGATTTCAGGAAATACCCCTTATGGAAGATATCGACCTGGTCCGACGAATGAAAAAGATAGGTTCCCTCCGTATTCTACCCCAACCCCTGTTAACCTCTGCCAGACGATGGGAAAAAGAAGGCTTGCTCTATACCACGTTACGTAACTGGAGTCTGGCATCCCTTTACCTGCTTGGGGTCTCCCCCCATAGGTTATATCACTGGTATCGACCTGTTCGCTAA
- a CDS encoding protein kinase, whose translation MSVRWEIGDKIQGRWEVYKILQGPISIVYLVHNRELNKPFAVKTLREEIFTYSPDIAECFVQEALAWVCLNVHQNVTKAHLVQKIGGIPFLFLEYIGGGDLSGWIGTPRLMEDLPQILRFAMQFCNGMTHALSNGVTVHGNIKPQNCLITEDNTLKITDFGLVKVLDRIRKTNGEVEKVGEGEKKLSKLLGRLFGKLPAASEKEVEISPLQYPHKDLSRLGLEVETLAYLAPEQFEDITHRDVRTDIYSFGVMLFQMITGRPPFEGQSWQEFEHLHKTQSLPILGQQPPELNKIIETCLAKDPVRRFSDFRTVWEYLTEIYERLVKKPVTPLPLERELEQRPTPRDKEVEPTVEKEQDKEQPPTAEEARKEVAEPATVIKITYSYQGKEEEKVFHDDVLIGRAMEGLVPDVDLTSDRFVSRLHARIWMEEGAWWIEDLDSNNGTRVNGEEIKGKGKWPLPRGNHLIRVGKTRLQIQVTDLPALGSEEASTFQALEPPPEIIEVLDANKPIFPVEAVIENAAKWLTFFYELPLRFAEEVRLNVLLQEIVERAMEIVPRSKCGALLFRDPSTGQLLKAYLSAGEPVVNTAMAQQALENRKAFIWCRKVYSQKSPKNPVDIPLSDVMELPVESGMCAPLLWKDRPLGVLCVDNHKIGPAFDRNDLQLLVIISHYAAMAVANYKRQDELQRHVALVKKLFPTFPPEVREKLVEKTHRGRLRPGGKKTRATLLYSRMCEFASLSASMNAKEVLDLLNYYLTTLVKIIFKYDGTISRCVDGTILAVFGSPEPDPQQQQKALQAAIEIQAILTKLNAIRTLRGQISCNVGIGIHFGEIVCGFVGSESWMEFIVVGPAINRVLYYGEGAQAGEVVISPEMYEQIQGKTQAEAITLSTPKGEKLIAYRIKDQRIG comes from the coding sequence ATGTCGGTCAGGTGGGAAATTGGTGATAAGATCCAGGGTCGCTGGGAAGTTTATAAAATTTTACAGGGTCCTATAAGTATTGTCTATTTGGTTCATAACCGGGAATTGAATAAACCCTTTGCCGTCAAGACCCTTCGGGAAGAAATCTTCACCTATAGCCCCGATATTGCTGAATGTTTTGTGCAGGAAGCCCTGGCTTGGGTTTGTCTGAATGTTCATCAGAATGTTACCAAAGCCCATCTTGTGCAGAAGATAGGAGGAATTCCCTTTCTGTTCCTGGAATATATTGGGGGGGGAGATTTAAGTGGCTGGATCGGTACCCCACGCTTAATGGAAGATTTACCGCAAATTCTGAGATTTGCCATGCAGTTCTGTAATGGAATGACCCATGCTTTATCCAACGGTGTGACGGTACATGGAAATATCAAGCCTCAAAATTGCCTGATCACAGAGGATAATACTTTAAAAATAACAGACTTCGGTCTGGTGAAGGTGCTGGACCGGATCCGTAAAACGAACGGAGAAGTCGAGAAGGTTGGTGAGGGGGAGAAAAAGCTCAGTAAATTGCTGGGACGGTTGTTTGGAAAGCTTCCAGCAGCCAGTGAAAAAGAAGTAGAAATCTCCCCTTTACAATATCCCCATAAGGATCTTAGCCGTCTAGGGTTAGAAGTAGAAACTTTGGCCTATCTGGCACCTGAACAGTTCGAGGATATCACCCATCGAGACGTACGTACAGATATCTATTCGTTCGGTGTGATGCTCTTCCAGATGATTACTGGACGACCTCCGTTTGAGGGACAGAGCTGGCAGGAGTTTGAACATCTTCACAAAACCCAGTCTCTTCCGATACTCGGTCAACAACCCCCAGAGTTAAATAAGATTATTGAAACCTGCCTTGCCAAAGACCCTGTTCGTCGATTCTCGGATTTTCGTACGGTATGGGAATATCTGACAGAGATCTATGAAAGACTGGTAAAAAAACCTGTCACACCCCTACCCCTTGAAAGGGAGTTGGAACAGAGACCTACCCCTAGGGATAAGGAAGTAGAGCCGACAGTTGAAAAGGAGCAGGATAAAGAGCAACCACCGACGGCTGAGGAAGCAAGAAAAGAGGTGGCAGAACCGGCCACCGTAATAAAAATTACCTACTCCTATCAGGGGAAGGAGGAAGAAAAAGTTTTCCATGATGATGTGCTTATTGGTCGTGCCATGGAAGGTTTAGTGCCTGACGTGGATCTTACTTCTGACCGATTTGTATCCCGTCTCCATGCCAGGATCTGGATGGAAGAAGGAGCCTGGTGGATCGAAGATCTCGATAGTAATAATGGAACCCGGGTTAATGGCGAGGAAATTAAAGGAAAAGGAAAATGGCCCCTACCCCGAGGTAACCATCTTATCCGGGTTGGTAAAACCAGATTGCAGATTCAGGTTACAGATCTGCCTGCATTAGGATCCGAAGAAGCCTCAACTTTCCAAGCCCTGGAACCCCCACCTGAAATCATAGAGGTGTTAGATGCAAATAAGCCGATCTTTCCTGTCGAAGCTGTTATTGAAAATGCTGCGAAGTGGTTAACATTTTTCTACGAATTACCCTTGAGATTTGCGGAAGAAGTACGCCTGAATGTGTTGTTACAGGAAATTGTGGAGCGGGCCATGGAGATCGTTCCTAGGTCAAAATGCGGGGCCTTGTTATTCCGAGATCCTTCAACGGGACAGCTTCTGAAAGCCTATCTCTCTGCCGGTGAACCGGTTGTGAATACGGCCATGGCCCAACAAGCTTTAGAGAATCGTAAAGCTTTTATCTGGTGCCGTAAGGTATACTCACAGAAATCCCCTAAAAATCCTGTGGACATACCCCTTTCCGATGTAATGGAATTACCTGTTGAATCCGGTATGTGTGCTCCCTTATTGTGGAAGGATAGACCCCTGGGGGTCTTATGCGTAGATAATCATAAAATCGGTCCAGCTTTTGACAGAAATGATCTGCAGTTGCTGGTGATTATTTCCCACTATGCCGCCATGGCCGTGGCAAATTATAAACGTCAAGATGAGTTGCAGCGTCATGTGGCTTTGGTGAAAAAATTGTTTCCCACCTTTCCACCTGAAGTCCGTGAAAAATTAGTGGAAAAAACCCATCGAGGTCGGCTACGGCCCGGTGGTAAAAAAACCAGGGCGACCCTTCTTTACTCGCGCATGTGTGAATTTGCGAGTTTAAGTGCTTCCATGAATGCAAAAGAGGTTCTGGACTTGCTCAACTATTACCTCACTACATTGGTTAAAATTATCTTCAAATACGATGGCACGATTAGCCGGTGCGTAGACGGTACGATTCTGGCCGTATTCGGTAGTCCTGAGCCAGATCCCCAACAACAGCAAAAAGCTCTACAGGCAGCGATAGAAATTCAAGCAATCCTGACCAAACTCAATGCCATACGGACCTTGAGAGGACAGATCAGTTGTAATGTCGGTATTGGAATTCATTTTGGGGAAATAGTGTGTGGTTTCGTGGGCTCGGAGAGCTGGATGGAATTTATCGTTGTTGGTCCCGCGATCAACCGGGTCTTGTATTACGGCGAAGGAGCCCAGGCCGGTGAGGTAGTGATTAGCCCGGAGATGTATGAACAAATCCAGGGAAAAACCCAGGCCGAAGCGATAACCCTTTCAACTCCCAAGGGAGAAAAACTTATCGCCTATCGTATTAAAGACCAAAGAATAGGTTGA